The nucleotide sequence TCCCGCCTCATAGCTTCCCGTAGCTATAGCTTCCTCAATCTTACTCTCCAACCTGACTTCAAACTCTTCAAATAAAGCATTTTGAAGTTCAATCCGTAAAGCTAGGACACGATTAAGGAATTGGGAAATCGGTGGTAAATCTTCCTTGAGATTGCCTTCAGGAGTCGTCAAAGATAGTCCCGTGTATGCTTCAAAATCCTTTAAACAACAGCAATCGAGCTTTCCTGCGTAGAGCGCGAGATAGAGTTGCCGTAATGCGGCTTTAGCGTAGTACGATTCTAAATTATCCTCTTCTCGAAATAATCCCTGTCCTCCTGTTTGTCTCTGTCCTCGCGTCAGTGCCCCCAAGGAATCTAAACGACGGGCTATAGTTGAGAGAAACCGTTTTTCACCCTTAACATTAGTAGTAACAGGACGGAATAAAGGCGGTTGAGCTTGATTAGTGCGATTACTGCGCCCTAGTCCTTGAATAGCTGAATCTGCCTTCCAACCCGCTTCTAAGAGGTAATGGACTCGTAGGCGTTGATTTCTGGCTTTAAGGTCAGCATGATAACTTCTGCCTGTGCCACCCGCTTCAGAAAAGACAAGAATACGCTTTTTATCGTCCATGAATGCTCCAGTTTCGGCAAGATTAGCTGCACCAGAACGCTTCTGTAATACTAGCCGTTCCCGTCCCCCTTTGGTTTCCTTGACGATGCGTTTAGAGCGCCCTGTCACTTCTGCCACGTTCTCATAACCAAAATATTGTATGATTTGGTCAAGTGCCCCAGGAACTGGCGGTAACAGCCCCAAGCGTTCAATCAGTTCGTCTCGCTGCCTTAAAGCTTCCTGACATAAAACCGGATTGCCCTCGCTATCGGTTACAGGACGAGAGTATTCATTACCTTGCTCGTCGGTGTAAATTTCATGTAATTGGACAGGAAACGAGTGCATCAGGTAATCCATCACGTATTCTCTCGGTGTAATGTCCACTTGTAAATCATGCCATTGACCGGTGGGTATGTCTGCTAATCTTCGGTCTAAGAGAGCCTCATCAGTTGAGGTAATTTGAATCACGGCAGCATGACCATTAACTAAATCCTGTTCTATGGCTTTGAGCAGGGTTGGACACTTCATCGAGGTAATCAGATGGTTGAAGAATCTCTGTTTGTTACTTTCAAACGCGGAACGGGCAGCAGATTTGGCATTACGGTTTCGCGTTTTCCCGGTAGGACTACTAATGTTAGTCGCTTCTAATGCCGCTTCTAGGTTTTGATGGATGATTTGAAACGCATCAGCATAAGCGTTATAGATGGCGATTTGTTCATCAGTTAACTCATGCTCTAAAATGTCATACTCTACGCCGTGATAGGATAGCGATCGCGCAGTATATAATCCTAGGGCTTTCAAATCCCGTGAAACCACTTCTAAAGCAGCAATACCACCTTTTTCCATTTCGGCCACAAAATCGGATTGGTTGGCAAAGGGAAATTCTTGGCTCATCCACAATCCTAATCGTTGAGCGTAGGCGAGGTTATTAATGGTCGTTGCCCCTGTTGCGGAAACATAAAGAACTCTTGCTCTTGGTAATCCGTGTTGTAATCGTAATCCTGCAATTCCCTGTAGAGAAGGTTTCTTGATGCCCCGTTCTCCCTTTTCTGCTGAAGCATTAGCCATACAGTGTGCTTCATCAAAGACGATTACACCATCAAAATCTTTGCCACACCAATCGATAAGCTGTTCGACGCGGGATTTCTTGCCCTGCTTGGCTTCAGTACGAAGGGTGGCGTAAGTGACGAAGATAATGCCTTCTGTCAGTTCAATGGGTTCACCTTGCCGAAATTTGCTTAAGGGAAGAATTTGCTCGGTTTTACCCCCCAAAGCTGTCCAATCTCTCTGTGCATCTTCGAGTAGGGTATCGGATTTGGAGATCCAGATCCCTCTTTTGCGTCCTTGTAGGTAATTATCCAATAAGATAGCGCCTACCTGTCTGCCTTTACCTACGCCAGTCGAATCTCCAATAAAGTAGCCTCGACGAAATCTGACGGAAGCATCTTCTTGGGTAGCTACAGAAACAATATCTAGGGTGTCATCAACTTGATAATTACCTTTGAGAAACTGACTATGAGATTCTCCTGCATAAATCACTGATTCTAGTTGAGCGTCAGATAGTATCCCTCCAGTGATAAGCGATCGCATAAGGCGAGGTCGATAAACCGGCTTCGGCGGAGCTACACTCGCCATAGCTGCACTTTGAACCAAGGGCGATGGATGTTGAACTGCTCCTTCAATGAGGATAGTCTGAGGTTCGTAGGCTTCATAAAGACTATCAGATATCTCCCTTGCGTTTCCAGTCCAGTCACGAGTGGTATAAGCGATTTCTACTACATCCTCAAAAGATACTCCGATATCTGGCTTATCTTGTGAAGGAGCTTCTGGCTGTTGGGTTTTCGGCTGATTGGCTTTAGGGGATATGGTGAACTTATAAAAATCTTTTAAAAACTTTCCTTCAAGATTGACCGATTCAGGAGGGAGCGTGTTTGTTTTCGGTTCAATTATAGTAGTAAGTGCAAGACGTTCTGGCACAACGCTTTCTACCAAGTTGAGCAATTCGGATAGGGCAACAACTTTATCAAAGCAGTTGGCAAACTCATCCGGCTTCGGGGAGGGAATTTTATCGAATACTGTTAAGCGAGTCTCAACCGTTGTCCCATGTTTGGCATAAGAATTGCCATCAATCCCACAGGAAAAGACGACTTTTGCCGATTGTTGCAGTTTAATAAAGCTATCTCGCCATTGGGGATTTAAGGGTGAAAACCAATTCGCCGTAATGACAACCAAACGGCCTCCTCTTGACAGTCTTGCCAGTGCTGAACCTAAGTGTTTAAGGGTGGCAA is from Gloeothece verrucosa PCC 7822 and encodes:
- a CDS encoding bifunctional class I SAM-dependent methyltransferase/DEAD/DEAH box helicase is translated as MNLTEIKTNQLFNNNLDQIHEDIEQVNEITNKLKTKRQQLTQLFDRASTAVETIGELTDLFPQATPEIRATLEAIFRQNEEPMSEVKPLQEVKQPTSTHPLIKVGYQLLPVLQQGQPITNATLSRLMTESFGGSDAVGCWAWKDAYEALEIAQILLIQQQGRKSLNQSNSLAVLGEIERIHRLCPTQTRRSERSIQLQQFSTPVPLAYIVSVVAQITPDDLVLEPSAGTGILATFACVNGAQLILNEICPQRQGILGEIFPQTPLFIHNAEQIDDYLDEKYHPTVVVMNPPFTASPKMAKRNQFATLKHLGSALARLSRGGRLVVITANWFSPLNPQWRDSFIKLQQSAKVVFSCGIDGNSYAKHGTTVETRLTVFDKIPSPKPDEFANCFDKVVALSELLNLVESVVPERLALTTIIEPKTNTLPPESVNLEGKFLKDFYKFTISPKANQPKTQQPEAPSQDKPDIGVSFEDVVEIAYTTRDWTGNAREISDSLYEAYEPQTILIEGAVQHPSPLVQSAAMASVAPPKPVYRPRLMRSLITGGILSDAQLESVIYAGESHSQFLKGNYQVDDTLDIVSVATQEDASVRFRRGYFIGDSTGVGKGRQVGAILLDNYLQGRKRGIWISKSDTLLEDAQRDWTALGGKTEQILPLSKFRQGEPIELTEGIIFVTYATLRTEAKQGKKSRVEQLIDWCGKDFDGVIVFDEAHCMANASAEKGERGIKKPSLQGIAGLRLQHGLPRARVLYVSATGATTINNLAYAQRLGLWMSQEFPFANQSDFVAEMEKGGIAALEVVSRDLKALGLYTARSLSYHGVEYDILEHELTDEQIAIYNAYADAFQIIHQNLEAALEATNISSPTGKTRNRNAKSAARSAFESNKQRFFNHLITSMKCPTLLKAIEQDLVNGHAAVIQITSTDEALLDRRLADIPTGQWHDLQVDITPREYVMDYLMHSFPVQLHEIYTDEQGNEYSRPVTDSEGNPVLCQEALRQRDELIERLGLLPPVPGALDQIIQYFGYENVAEVTGRSKRIVKETKGGRERLVLQKRSGAANLAETGAFMDDKKRILVFSEAGGTGRSYHADLKARNQRLRVHYLLEAGWKADSAIQGLGRSNRTNQAQPPLFRPVTTNVKGEKRFLSTIARRLDSLGALTRGQRQTGGQGLFREEDNLESYYAKAALRQLYLALYAGKLDCCCLKDFEAYTGLSLTTPEGNLKEDLPPISQFLNRVLALRIELQNALFEEFEVRLESKIEEAIATGSYEAGVETLKADNFSILEQQVIYTHPETGARTHCVKIERKRKADVLRLPEALEMCQNYQGKLVVNERSGRVANCYAAAKLFAIPTNSTVTDDGAIVRRINLIRPASNEKISLDQFRASTWEETNQETFSCLWQQEVGNAPEFEVDSFYLITGLLLPIWNRLDALNMRVFRLQTDSGEKLLGRLVHAENIASVFRNLGITHTPKLTADEVFHAVTQRKEVMPLVRGWQLRSSSVMGNQRLEITGVRQQAEVMYLKALGCMTEMINWKLRVFIPVNEKAARIIDKIRALT